A segment of the Salvelinus namaycush isolate Seneca chromosome 3, SaNama_1.0, whole genome shotgun sequence genome:
AATTAGCTACGACAGAGCAGAGAATCTCTTGATATGGTTATACAACGCTTCACACATTCTAGAATATGTGGAATGACACATTCGACTGCGCATGGCCCATGCCTGTGCCCCACCCACCAGTAAATAAAACTATTGTAGCGAAATTAGCAATGTTATGATATTTCAGCACACAGTGTCCTTTTTTTATTTTCCTAACCTAGCTAAATGTTTGGTTTTGTCATTTAATATTTTATGTGTAGCATTCCATGGTGCTTTACCCTCGTGGTCGTCATTATCACGCCTTCCTGGAAACAGAAGACTTTCTTTGCTCTTATGCACGCTCTTCTTGAGCACGTTCAATGGGTCTGGCTGCTTTATGTGTGCTGACGAGTCTGCTCTACCCAACAATAGCTAATTGAAAAGTaacctaaaaaatatatatttggaaAGGAATTGGTAGTCCCCTGTTAGGGTTTGCTCGCGTTTCTCCAGCCTGGGTAGCGTTAGATAGCTAAGCTAACAGTTAGCTACTAACTACAGTAGACGGCTTCAGACAGGAAAATGGCCAGTGTTTCAATCCCTGAAAACACTACCGCACTTTTGCTGGATATTGAAGGAACTACGACACCAATAACGTTTGTAAAGGTAGCTAGGACAACAAACCGAGACAAATGCATGGCTTTTGTGGTAGACTGATGGTTtgactgctagctagctacatgctaACGGTGCTATTTCTCTACTATAGGACATTTTATTCCCATACATCAAAGATCATCTCGAGGAGTATCTGTCGGCGCACTGGGAAGAAGATGAATGCAAACAAGACGTGCATCTCCTTAAGAAACAGGTAACTGGTTTGCTGCAAACTGTGGACAATGATGACCAGTCAGCAGTGACTGACTGCACACAATCTCAGACAGAATATGCAACTCCCATGCATTAATTTAGGTTGAAAACctgtacattttgatttgttgaaccaGTTAATGATTGCTTGTGTGGTATGATTAGTACAGATTAGTACATTAAACGACTCTGCTGTTCAGAGTTTGGTGTCAACAGCCATAGCAACCTCATCTCGTGTAGCTAACTATTATTGTCATCTGTTTTAACTGCATGGATTTACAGTGGAAAATATttaaacaatgtttttattttcttcTGAAGAGCTAGGCCTACATGGATTTTAGATTTCCTGTGTTTTCATTGTTTGCTGTAATCCAGTGGGTTTGGgtttagtatatatatatatatatatatatagctatgTAGGTCACAGATAATGGGTGTATTTGATTAGCTACCGACCATAGAAGTCATATGGGATGATGTGAGTGCAGGAGACAAGCTTTTAGAGCTGCACTCATATTCACTGGCTACTACAGGATGCTGCTTTCTTTTCACCAGGGACTGGCAAACTAAGGTGGTTTAACTCCTTTTGAGGACAACTTGCCTAAAATCAAAACTTGCACTTGAAAGCTGACTAGATCGGTCATCTGAGGGACCAGAACCAGGGGGTTGATGGACACTGACATAGTTCATGGCACGCTATCTACATTCATAGACAAACCGATTACAGTAAATTAGTTAACATTATTAGGTTCCTCAATAAGATATGAAGCCAGGAAGTCTGTGAATTGAGCTATGAGATCTTTTCTCCAATGAGCTTACTGAATTGTAGAAGGCAGAACAATAATCAGTTCTCATTATAGCATGGTGATTTCCATATGTAATTGACTGGAATGAACAGTTTCCTGTCTGCCAGGAGCTGCCTGTCTCCATCCTTGATGGGGGTGGTTTATGGAGGGCAGAGGCCAGCCTTGAAATATCAATGCACCAAACAAGCCCCGTAAATGTCAGTTAATATATCTGTTGGACAACCCCAAGCGTTGTCTATGTGTAATCGAACCCTGcttcctaatgaacatgacctgaTTGACCATGTCCTGTGACGGTCATCATGTTAGGTTGAAGAGGACCTGCGTCTGCACCGAGCGTGTGCGCAGCACTCCCTGGACCAGTCTGGGCACACGGACGAGGAGAAAGCCATCAGGGAGGTGGTGGACAACGTGCTGTGGCAGATGGCTTCGGACAGGAAGTCCACGGCTCTGAAACAGCTGCAGGGACACATGTGGAGGGCGGCCTACGCTGCCGGGAGAATCAAAGGCGAGTAAGTAGCTGGGAGTGTTCCTTCTATTGGACGGATGGGGCTGTGTGAGGGATGTAGGAGGTtactggcggcaggtagcctagcggttaagagcgttgggcctgtaactTAAAGGTCGGTGGTTCAAAGccctgagccaactaggtgaaaaatctgtctgtgcccttgagcaaggcacttaacctaaGAGCGTCTGCTGAAAATGACTAAAGGTTACTACTGTCTGAGGGTACTATTGTAGGAGGGATGAATCCTTAATCGATCTTAGTGCAAATCTCCCATAGACCTCACTTCATGGTTAACATAAGTCAGAGATATGTGTGCACAGATTGCAAGATTAGATTCTTCCCTGCATGAATGTAGGCCTACAGGCTGTGAAGCCCTATGTTATTGTGCTCAAGGTGATGGCTTCTAAACCGCCTATGGGAGGATCAAGTCCTATTGTACTGTTGCATTTCTTCCAAATGTCACCTTCAAACCCGATGACTCATCCCGATGAAAAGACAGGATTactaagatgtgtgtgtgtgaaccaggGTGTACCAGGACGTGGTACCGTCCATCAGGAGGTGGAGACGGCAGGGCCTGAAGGTCTATATCTACTCCTCTGGCAGTGTGGAGGCTCAGAAACTACTGTTTGGATACTCTGTAGAGGGAGACGTACTAGATGTAAGGAAGTCTTCTCTTTTATACACCtgtttagaacacacacacactaatctacATTGTAATACACTCCCAGCTAAATTCAGATTTTCTCTATCCTTTCAGCTATTTGATGGCCACTTCGACACCAACATGGGCACTAAAGTAGAAAGTAAAAGCTATGTGAGGATTGCAGAGAGAATGGGCTGCCCGCCTGAAGAAATCATGTTCCTGACAGATGTCACACGAGGTAAGTGTTGTAGCAGGCGGATTAGTTTAACACAATGTCATTTACATAAATCAGACTGAGCCAGAGCCTTTCTATTTAGCAGGATCACCCTCCGAAGCCTTGCCAGCCTTAGCTGTTACCCTGAATTCAACAGTGGATTTTTCCACTAGCTAGTCAAAGGGCTTGTCCTGAACTACAACAACCCAGCCAGCATTAGGCCATAGGCATATTTgaacttttatttatttgagtATATTATGAACTGTTTTATGTACACACATGTTCTCAATAACCTACTGGTTGACATGAAGGAAGATAAATAATACATTGACCAGATGTTTATATCCAAAGCCATGTAGCTAGCCCTGCACTAATCCAGAATAGCATTTGGAAAGGCTGTTGTATCAGAGTTAAATCAGTACTGTATTAGTGCTGCACTGCACTGCAGCGAGGGCCTCCCCCTGAGGGAATGCAGATGCCATCATGTTAGTGTAGCGGTGCGCTAACGCATAGAGAGTCACACAGTTACCTCAGGGGCTGGGACCACAACCACCATGAGGCCTCCATGTCACATGTTCTGCTTTCCTTTGTTGTGTAGAATGTTAACTTAAAACCAAGGGTTAGGGCCTCTGTTACACCATGACTGGGACTTGAGTAAGCCTGCTGTTGTGGGATCCTATTGTAGCTCAGGGAACATGGATGACTGAGAGGAGGCTATTTACAGTAGTGTGTTTTGTTCCTCCCTGCAGAGGCCAAGGCAGCGGAGGATGCTGGTGTGAACGTGGCTGTAGTGGTACGGTCAGGGAACATGGagttgacagaggaagaaaggTCTCACTATAACCTCATTACAACCTTCAGCCAACTGGAAGTGACGGGCAGCGCTTAACACTGGAGAAGAGGGtagggggagggagaagagggtagGGGGAGGGGGTAGAGATGCTGCTGTCCGATTTTCCCCTTCACCTCCCCAAAGTGTATGCTCATTGACTCCCCCTTGTGGATATAGAAAAACTGATTGGTCTTCACATGGGAGTTTTCACCATATATCTTACACCTTTGCATTGTTTTTAAATCTGAGGGGGAGTAACGaatgcacacttcagggagaagagtagagaaacAGAACACAACCACAGAGTGGGagaacacactcactcactggcCCTGTTCTATCAAGTTCCCGCTTCCCCTAGCACCTGCTGCCCTTAGGTCTAATGAAAGGACTGGAACGGTAAAAGCGACGTGATGGACTCTCCTCTAAACCTATTGGAGAGCCAGGTGGAGCCATTGTCTTATTGCTTTCACCTATCTAGTCCTTTCAGAGGCTAAGGGAATGAGCTACTAACCAAACTGGAACCGGGCCACACATGAGAACTGTTTGTGGGAGGGGAATGGGATGGTCGGCCATTGATCAAAGGACTTTGGAAGTACACTAAGAGGggagcctgggtgccagtctgtttctgctctggCCAGTGTAGCGTTGTTGAACACAGGAACTGTCGGGTATCCAGGCTACGCACAGGGTGGGTGGTGGGGAACAAGCACTAAGAGCCGTACCAGTTTGCAGACTGCACGTTTTTAAGGGACATGACagggtttcttctttttttttaagcaTTTTAAATAAAAACTATTTAAGTTGATCACTTTGTATTTCTTTAACTGTAATATGGTTAAATAGGCTCTTGGAAGTTGAGTGCTACATTACTTCACAGTGTTTTTTTTGTACAGTGAGTCACTTTGAAACATGTACAGGATTGGGCTATACTCAACAAGTCCATCAACCAGAATGCAAAGGCAAGTTTTATTGTAAAATATAATTGTAATGTTCTAACAAACAGCAGTACAACACTAAGATGCATTTGTCAGTTATGCTTGAATGGTAATGATAAAGCCTAGTGTTGTACTAAGAAATGTGAAATAGAGAGAACACTGAAAAGGGTTCCCATGACTTGTGGTTAATGGGTGCAACAGCGATATGGTTCAAAATGGCATCATTGTACCTGGATGataatactactgtactactcATCTTCACAGAGAAGCTGAGATTGGCTTCATCACAAACTGTTGTCTGTCTTAATTCAGGTTGAAAATAGAGGGAGGTAGACAAGACGGACAGGAAATAGAGAACGCAGCAGAACACCTCTGTCGGTAGAATGAGAAGACTCAAAATGGGAGTGGTGATGACTCCCATCACACATTCTATTAGGGATTTGGCTGCATTCATTTGAAAGGAAGGTCAGTGGGGTAGTGTCACTATCAATCTGAGATATGAGTTATCTATCCTTCTACAACTCAGCTACATAATAAACAGCCATCTTCATGCACATCCATCTTCAATTAAACCATTTAGCAACTTTTAGCGAACATCCCTTTTACTGTTGATGAGATGACAAAGGTAATGATGCCTTCTTTGTGCTCATGGAAAGAGTTTGTTGCTTTTGAAAGATCACCTCAAGGTACAGTAGTACTAGAAAGACAGTCGTTCACAGCTTATTGTGTTCAAACAGGCAGACATGCAGTAGTGTTTGACTAACTCTTCTTCAGTAACTAACAAGAGACAAACTGGAGCCCTTGACCCTTACAAATATCATGTTCATTTGTAAATTACCCCCAACTGACAACGACAGGCAACCTAACTGTTTTGTAGTACACCAAAGCTCTATAGCTGGTTCTGTCCTCTGGAACCGCCCTATAGCTGGTCCGACTGGTACTCTGACACCTCGGAGAAGGTTTCTGACAGGCTAAGAGGCGGATCGCGGTCGTCGGTGCAGACAATCTCGAAGTGGTAGTGTCTGAACTCGATGGCAAAGGTGGCAAGGAAGCCCAGGAAGAACATGACTAGCGCCCATTGCGCCCGCGCTGCGTGCATGTGAAGACGTTGCGCCATCAGAGCAAAGTCTGAACGGGGGGGGTTAAGGGTCAAACAAACACTTTACAAAATGtactttcaaaatgcatactTCCTAGCTTCCTCTTTCATGGTAAACACTGATTTAACATGGCTGAATAAGTGAAAGAAAGGTTTCCACCACTACAGCTGTATCCAGCCAACATACCCATAGTAATGCCCTCACTGTACCGTAAGTCTCTTTGTTtaaaagcgtctgctaagtgACAGAGTGAGTCCCTGGTGCAAGCCAGAGGAAGGATACAGAGCAGCATGCAGGCGGTGACAGCCCCTGACAGTAGGAAGCGTGGGATGCCCGCCCTCCGGCCCTCGTTCTTCAGGTTGACCTTCAGGGTGATGACAGATTGCACCCAGCAGAACAACGTCCCCAGGCCAAACGTCATGGACGTCCCAATGTTGTGGAGCTCCTCGTCATTTGACAGCTGGAccagacacattacagacagacgacagacatgGCTCTTGTGTTTCATTCCATTACTGTGACCCTGCTACACTCTGACAAAAATCTGATTATCGCTGCAAACCAAGTTGAGGTTTTCGTAGATTTTGTCAGTGGTTCTCAAATGTTTTGGGTCTGGATGTAGGGGCTAAGGGTTGTGTAAGACTAGTGACTCCTACGAAGTACGCCAGGGACAGTCTGGGGCAGggctttccaaccctgttcctggagagcctaCCTCCTTCGTGCCAACCCAAATTTAGCGCACCcaattctaataattagctggttgaaaagctgaatcaggttagttacaactagggttggagcgaaaacctacaggggGGTAGCTCTCcggggaacagggttggagcgaaaacctacagggggtagctctccgggaacagggttggagtgaaaacctacaggggggtagctctccgggaacagggttggagcggAAACCTACAGGGGggtagctctccgggaacagggttggagcggAAACCTACAGGGGggtagctctccgggaacagggttggagagccctggtctagCGGTTAAGGtagcgtttcccaaacttggtcctggggcccGTCCTGGGGGCATGTTTAGGTTTTTGCCctagtactacacagctgattaaaataaaaGCTTGGTGATTCGTTGATTcattgaatcagctgtgtagtgctagggcaaaaaactaaacgtgcacccctttgggtcccaaggaccaagtttgggaaaggGGAAGTTAGGGACTAGTGGAAGTGTCTAGGGGCTGAAGGTTTATTTTCTGGACAGAGCCAGTGACTCCTACCTGGAAGTTTCCCACCAAGGTCATGCCGAAGCAGGCCAGGGACAGGGCCACCAGACTGCCAATATTGAGCCAGGGTTTATGGACCCGGGGCTTCAGCTGCAGGTATCTGAGGACACCAATGATGAACCCTGAAAGGAGAAGACCCATAAGGGATCTCTCTGGTCTGGTAGTCTCTCTAACCATTTCATTCCTGGTACTGGGGACCcacagggtgtgcaggcttttgtttctGCTCAATACTAACCTCATCAATAACTGTTTGTAATGAGCATTACATGTTCTGCCGCTGGAACTGCTGACTGTAAATCCATCCAAATCAATACACGGTACTTCCCCATTTTATAATATGCATCCTGTTGTTTCTATTCTtgtctctatcctccatctcatATCCTGCATATATTATGGTACAATGTCCAATGTTGACTGTGTTTTCATGTACATGTAAACTTTATATGATAGAAGATAGGAGAACATGCATCAGGCTTACCTACGAAGGCAGCCAGGTTCATGACCTGGCTAAAAACACAGCTGGCCGGGGGAGCATTGCCTGcaatgctgagagagagagagacaattgtATTGACAGGAAGCACGAATCCTAGGTAAAGATCTCTAACCAATTAGGTTGGTACTCATAGGCTGTGTACCTTATATATGGAGGGGATTTAGTTCCAGATCGCCTGTGAAAAATTGCATCTAATATTTAGAAATAGTGCATGGTCATAATAACTGGAATAACATATTTCTACTTTCTTCATTTATATTCCACCTTACTTGTATTCTGAACTCAGGGGTGTTATCTTCTCATCTTCAACAGCTATAAAATACCTGTAACCAAAGTAATTTAAGTTAAAGTCACACACAGCTGTAAAGCCGAATAGTGCGTGAGATAACTGAAAAGATCAGGAAAAATAAGACACTTACACAACCCAGAGTCCAGCGGCTGTGAAGAGAGAGTACATGATAGGGAGAAACGCCCAGGGACTGCACTTCCTCATGGTGTCTCCTGTAAACAAATACCATTTTAAACATCTCCACTCTCAGGAAATGGAAGGAGGTAGAACTGTTTTAGAACCACCTGAGGCAGAACATGTAAAGCCTGTCCTGAGGTGTTTGAGGGAATTACTGTAACTCAAAATAGAAGTACAGGAATGCTGTTCTGTTCCAATGCCACACTTACGAATGATAAGACCAAGCCAAAGTCAGGTCCGGGGGTTAATCTACAGAAGAAAAACACAATATTATGTTACCTGTTTTTACAATTTGAGACTGCCTCTTCCGGATTAACCTAACATTGAATGGCTAGTATCCTGCTAGCTGTTACAACAATCAGTTAACGTAAGGCTGTCGTAAATAATTGCACTTATAAAAGCCTTGAATTAACTGACATGTAAACATAAAGGTGTATGTATCTAGAGCCAGAATAATTTCAGCACTGTATAGTGTCGAAAAGCCCGTTGGGCCAATGTTCTGCAGCCGTTGATTTCAGAACCACTGCTACTGGACAGCTCCCGTGTCTACAAAGCTGGGGAATGCAAATTGCCAATATTTATTACAACCACtcagtacaacaacaacaatcacTCACTGACTCAGTCAATTTGCACGTGCATCAGATTGAGCcaagaaaatgtatatatttgtgATGAATGCATAGATAGATGGTGAATGTGTTTGCCTAGTGCATAGCCTTGAATACAAACGATGTAGCTagcatgtaggcctacattttatATTCTATCGCGGGCCGGTTGGGTATTTAACACCTACCCTGTCAATATGTTATGTCATTTCTACCATGATAATTTCACAACAGCGATGGATTGACATGTAGGTCACTGATAACAGCTCACTTTCCCAAACAGTGTTTTACTGTATTGTTCCCCACAACCTATAAAATGGAGGATTCCTCCCCTTCCCTAACTGGCTTCCCCAGTCCCAATACCCCCACTCTATCAGTCTCTGATCAATCGTCAGACAGAAAAATGAAATACCTCGTTGCCAGCCAGCGCCTGTTGAATTTAGATTCCGTCTTCTTCTAATTTCATAATTGACTGAAAGACGCAGTTTTGTTATCAGTCGTAGTCACAAATGGTCATATAAACATGTGCCCGAGAGCACTAAATCCGGAGATAGTGAAATGGAGTGTGCAGTCGCGAACATGCACTGTGGCCATGGGCGAACCTTTTCTTTGCAGCACTGAATATTTAGACGAGCGAGGAAAGAGCCTTCTCCCGTAGGAAAGAGCAATAGCAGTAAGCCTCGTTTCCAGCATGTAAACTGTCCTATCCTACACTATAACCTATGTGACATGATAGTAGGCCACCTGTAGCTGCTCTGCTGTGGACACTTCACAGTTGTCTAAGAGGTagggtgcattcagaaagtattcagaccccttcactttttccaaatgttgttactttacagccttatttaaattgttttttcccccgcatcatactacacacaatatcccataatgacaaagcaaaacctgTTTTTTAGACacttttgcaaatttatatataaaaaaaaaaactgaaatatcacatttacataagtattcagaccctttactcagtactttgttgaagcaccgttggcagcgattacagccttgagtcttcttgggtatgacactacaagcttggcacacctgtatttggggagtttctcccattcttctctgcagatcctctcaagctatgtcatGTCGTATGGGgagtgcacagctattttcaggtctctccagagatgttcgattgggttcaagtccgggctctggctggtccactcaaggatattcatagacttttcccgaagccactcctgcgttgtcttggctgtgtgcttagggtcgttgtcctgttggaaggcgtgcaggttttaatcaaggatctctctgtactttgctccgttcatctttccctcgatcctgactagtctcccagtccctggcactgaaaaatatccccacagcatgatgctcccaccaccatgcttcccaccaccatgcttcattcagggtctgaatactttccgaatgcactgtatgtggatTTCTGGTTTATTCAATTATGCTAATGAAATAATGCTACTATAATAGCATCATGTTATGTTGGCATGTTGTTCATAGAAGAAAAACATAATGGATCTTCTGTGATTCAACTGAAAAAGAAAATGTACCTCCACCCTCACAGGACTTGGGATGAAAATCTGCTTATTTTCCAggcaataaaaataaacacagaaCTTTCATATCCAACAGTTTATTAGTGAAAAAGCCCTCTCTAATGAATGGCACAAAGTCAACTAACACACACATGAAGTATATCTATTAGATCATTTGTCTTAGCTATAATAATGATGATTATACACATACGtacatatagttgaagtcggaagttaggttagagtcattaaaactcgtttttcaaccactccacaaatttcttgtgaacaaactatagttttggcaagtcggttaggacatctactttgtgcatgacacaagtaagtttttcaacaattgtttacagacagattatttcacttataattcactgtgtcacaattccagtgggtcagaagtttacatacactaagttgactgtgactttaaacagcttggaaaattccagaaaattatgtcatggctttagaagcttctgataggctaattgacataatttgagtcaattggaggtgtacctgtggatgtatttcaatttGTATTTgtcgacctccacaagtctggttcatccttgggagcaatttccaagccgaagaacaccatcccaactgtgaagcacgggggtggcagcatcatgttgtgggggtgctttgctgcaggagggactggtgcacttcacaaaatagatggcatcatgaggaagggaaattatgtggatatattgtagcaacatctcaagacatcagtcaggaagttaaagcttggtcgaaaatggatcttccaaatggacaatgaccccaagcatacttccaaagctgtggcaaaatggcttaaggacaacaaagtcaaggtattgcagtggccatcacaaagccctgacctcaatcctgtagaacatttgtgggcagaacagaaaaagcgtgtgcgagcaagaaggcctacacacctgactcagttacaccagctatgtcagggtgaatgggccaaaattcacccaacttattgtgggaagcttgtgggaggctaccccaaaagtttgacccaagttaaacaatttaaaggcaatactactgtcagggttgtgtgcagaGAAGtagcggagtcaagcgcaggacacaggtgttgagcgaaaccacagcgTTTACTCAAAAATTCAGCAAAATTCCTCAAATggaataataacaaacacacacgtaataacaacaaccactaacgcaacaaacaatcacggacaaaacagaaatgaatgccagagggttaaatagggaacatgataggggaattgaaaccaggtgtgtgtaatacagacaaaacaaaacgaaactgaaaaatggatcgatggtgactagaaagccggtgacgtcgaccgccgaacaccacccgaacaaggagaagggccgacttcggcggaagtcgtgacagctaccaaatactaattgagtgtatgtaaacttctgacccactgggaatgtgatgaaagaaataaaagctgaaataaatcattctctctactattattctgacatttcacatttttaaaataaagaggtgatcctaactggatgaaatgtcaggaattgtgaaaaactgagttaaaatgtatttggctaaggtgtatgtaaagttccgacttcaactgtacgtacatTCAGTTACCTACACATCAGATTAATCATATGCATCATCTCAGCCAGATCCAATCATTACAAAGGAAACTCCACCATACTCTTTGTGTGTCCCCAATAAGACAGTGTATTAACAACTAAACCAGAAATATACAGTTTAGGCTATTGATATAGACCCAGTATAAAGCCGCACAAGACAGGTACAGAATACAACCAAAACAAATACAGTCCTTCCACAACTGAGAGAGGAAAACACAAGCATATAACACAAGCTCGACTGTCAACGATACTCTTATATTAACACAGCACCGTTGTAATAGCTAGAATCACTATGGCAACGCTAACTCTCACTATACATAACAGTAGAGTGAAATTAATATTTCCAATGAATCAAATGGATAGATTCAAAGTTTGGTAGATGCTCTCATATCTCATATAGCTTTTTGTCACATTCTGTCTTACATTTAATTAAATCTGAATTACTCCCACTATAAAGTACATCATGACAAAGTGACAGACACGGCTTCCTGAGAGTAGTGGTGCGGTTTTGTGTTATTCAAACAAGGGGAACCAAACTGATTCAAACAGGGAAACCAAACTGATTCAAACAGGGGAACCAAACTGATTCAAACAAGGGGAACCAAACTGATTCAAACAGGGAAACCAAACTGATTCAAACAAGGGGAACCAAACTGATTCAAATAGGGAAACCAAACTGATTCAAACAGGGAAACCAAACTGATTCAAACAGGGGAACCAAACTGATTCAAACAAGGGGAACCAAACTGATTCAAACAGGGAAACCAAACTGATTCAAATAGGGAAACCGTATTAACATTCTATTATATCAGTATGCATCATGAAGAGTTGGATAAAAACTCATTTACTGAGAATATTCCA
Coding sequences within it:
- the tmem150c gene encoding transmembrane protein 150C; translated protein: MRKCSPWAFLPIMYSLFTAAGLWVVYFIAVEDEKITPLSSEYKRSGTKSPPYISIAGNAPPASCVFSQVMNLAAFVGFIIGVLRYLQLKPRVHKPWLNIGSLVALSLACFGMTLVGNFQLSNDEELHNIGTSMTFGLGTLFCWVQSVITLKVNLKNEGRRAGIPRFLLSGAVTACMLLYFALMAQRLHMHAARAQWALVMFFLGFLATFAIEFRHYHFEIVCTDDRDPPLSLSETFSEVSEYQSDQL
- the LOC120045051 gene encoding enolase-phosphatase E1-like isoform X3, producing the protein MKSPLAGTNKDILFPYIKDHLEEYLSAHWEEDECKQDVHLLKKQVEEDLRLHRACAQHSLDQSGHTDEEKAIREVVDNVLWQMASDRKSTALKQLQGHMWRAAYAAGRIKGEVYQDVVPSIRRWRRQGLKVYIYSSGSVEAQKLLFGYSVEGDVLDLFDGHFDTNMGTKVESKSYVRIAERMGCPPEEIMFLTDVTREAKAAEDAGVNVAVVVRSGNMELTEEERSHYNLITTFSQLEVTGSA
- the LOC120045051 gene encoding enolase-phosphatase E1-like isoform X2: MASVSIPENTTALLLDIEGTTTPITFVKDILFPYIKDHLEEYLSAHWEEDECKQDVHLLKKQVEEDLRLHRACAQHSLDQSGHTDEEKAIREVVDNVLWQMASDRKSTALKQLQGHMWRAAYAAGRIKGEVYQDVVPSIRRWRRQGLKVYIYSSGSVEAQKLLFGYSVEGDVLDLFDGHFDTNMGTKVESKSYVRIAERMGCPPEEIMFLTDVTREAKAAEDAGVNVAVVVRSGNMELTEEERSHYNLITTFSQLEVTGSA
- the LOC120045051 gene encoding enolase-phosphatase E1-like isoform X1 → MAPPKPRSLQNKGNYFKVSRDILFPYIKDHLEEYLSAHWEEDECKQDVHLLKKQVEEDLRLHRACAQHSLDQSGHTDEEKAIREVVDNVLWQMASDRKSTALKQLQGHMWRAAYAAGRIKGEVYQDVVPSIRRWRRQGLKVYIYSSGSVEAQKLLFGYSVEGDVLDLFDGHFDTNMGTKVESKSYVRIAERMGCPPEEIMFLTDVTREAKAAEDAGVNVAVVVRSGNMELTEEERSHYNLITTFSQLEVTGSA